A single region of the Paraburkholderia megapolitana genome encodes:
- the araH gene encoding L-arabinose ABC transporter permease AraH, whose amino-acid sequence MQARENLAQQAAASATEALIPQGNDRQKWWQHVTEYSLIVIFALMFITMSLTVDHFFSIENMLGLALSISQIGMVACTMMFCLASRDFDLSVGSTVAFAGVLCAMVLNATGNTFIAIIAAVAAGAVIGFVNGAVIAYLRINALITTLATMEIVRGFGFIVSHGQAVGVSSDTFIALGGLTMFGVSLPIWVTLLCFIVFGVMLNQTVYGRNTLAIGGNPEASRLAGINVERTRVYIFLVQGAVTALAGVILASRITSGQPNAAEGFELNVISACVLGGVSLLGGRATISGVVIGVLIMGTVENVMNLMNIDAFYQYLVRGAILLAAVLLDQLKNRGSRD is encoded by the coding sequence ATGCAAGCTAGAGAAAACCTCGCGCAACAGGCCGCCGCAAGCGCGACCGAAGCGCTGATTCCGCAGGGCAACGACCGGCAGAAGTGGTGGCAACACGTCACCGAGTACAGCCTGATCGTCATCTTCGCGCTGATGTTCATCACGATGTCGCTGACCGTCGATCACTTCTTCTCGATCGAAAACATGCTCGGCCTCGCGCTGTCGATTTCGCAGATCGGTATGGTTGCCTGCACGATGATGTTCTGTCTCGCATCGCGTGACTTCGATCTGTCGGTGGGCTCGACCGTTGCGTTTGCTGGTGTGTTGTGCGCGATGGTGCTCAACGCGACCGGCAATACGTTTATCGCGATCATTGCGGCGGTCGCGGCGGGTGCTGTGATCGGTTTCGTGAACGGCGCGGTGATTGCGTATCTGCGCATCAACGCGCTGATCACGACGCTCGCGACGATGGAAATCGTGCGCGGCTTCGGCTTCATCGTGTCGCACGGCCAGGCGGTCGGCGTGTCGTCGGATACGTTTATCGCGCTCGGCGGCCTGACGATGTTCGGCGTGTCGCTGCCGATCTGGGTCACGCTGCTGTGCTTCATCGTGTTCGGCGTGATGCTGAACCAGACCGTGTACGGCCGTAATACGCTCGCGATCGGCGGTAATCCGGAGGCATCGCGCCTGGCCGGTATCAACGTCGAGCGCACACGCGTCTACATCTTCCTCGTGCAGGGCGCGGTGACCGCGCTGGCCGGTGTGATTCTCGCTTCGCGTATTACGTCGGGGCAGCCGAACGCCGCCGAAGGCTTCGAGTTGAACGTGATTTCGGCGTGTGTGCTGGGCGGCGTGTCACTGCTCGGCGGGCGTGCGACGATCTCGGGTGTCGTGATCGGCGTGCTGATCATGGGCACGGTCGAGAACGTGATGAACCTGATGAACATCGACGCGTTCTACCAGTACCTGGTGCGCGGTGCGATCCTGCTGGCCGCCGTGTTGCTCGACCAGTTGAAGAACCGCGGCTCGCGCGACTAA
- a CDS encoding SDR family NAD(P)-dependent oxidoreductase — MSSPANATARQADDLYARYPSLVDRTVLITGGATGIGESFVEHFVAQGARVAFFDIDAGAGEALADRLGDARHKPLFLTCDLTDIDALRKGIADVKAALGPIAVLVNNAANDRRHTVAEVTPESFDAGIAVNIRHQFFAAQAVIEDMKAAHSGAIINLGSISWMLKNGGYPVYVMSKSAVQGLTRGLARDLGPYGIRVNSLVPGWVMTEKQKRLWLDDTGRRAIKEGQCIDAELLPADLARMALFLAADDSRMITAQDVIVDGGWA, encoded by the coding sequence ATGTCTTCTCCGGCTAATGCAACCGCCCGTCAGGCCGACGACCTGTACGCGCGCTATCCGAGCCTCGTCGATCGCACGGTGTTGATCACCGGCGGCGCGACCGGCATTGGCGAATCGTTCGTCGAGCATTTCGTCGCGCAGGGCGCGCGCGTCGCGTTCTTCGATATCGATGCGGGTGCCGGCGAAGCACTGGCCGACCGGCTCGGCGATGCGCGTCACAAGCCGCTGTTCCTGACGTGCGACCTGACCGATATCGATGCCTTGAGAAAAGGCATCGCCGACGTGAAGGCGGCGCTCGGCCCGATCGCGGTGCTCGTCAATAACGCGGCCAACGATCGTCGTCATACGGTCGCCGAAGTCACGCCCGAATCGTTCGATGCGGGCATCGCCGTGAACATCCGCCATCAGTTCTTCGCGGCGCAAGCTGTGATCGAAGACATGAAGGCTGCGCACAGCGGCGCGATCATCAATCTCGGCTCGATCAGCTGGATGCTGAAGAACGGCGGTTACCCGGTGTACGTGATGTCGAAATCGGCGGTGCAGGGGCTCACGCGTGGACTCGCGCGTGATCTCGGACCGTACGGTATTCGCGTGAATTCGCTGGTGCCGGGCTGGGTGATGACGGAGAAACAGAAGCGTCTGTGGCTCGATGACACCGGGCGTCGCGCGATCAAGGAAGGCCAGTGCATCGACGCTGAACTGCTGCCCGCCGATCTCGCGCGCATGGCGCTGTTCCTCGCCGCCGACGACAGCCGCATGATCACCGCGCAGGACGTGATCGTCGATGGAGGCTGGGCGTGA
- a CDS encoding SMP-30/gluconolactonase/LRE family protein: MSATAHTYRAALLVDAKCTLGEGATWCARSGRFYWTDIEGARLWRYDPRDGSSTSWSMPERLATFALCADEHVLLLGLATHLAFFDLVSGEIQHIVDVEPGTNTRVNDGRCDRQGRFVFGTKDESTPVRPVGGFYRLNHDLTLERLPLPAPAISNSIAFSPDGATMYYCDSPTREIRTCRYSAQGQVSHDHVFVRLSDMTGEPDGSTVDSDGGLWNAQWGGSRVVRYDAHGVETARVAVPTVQPSCVAFGGPRLGTLYITSARIGLDAAALAVDSRAGGVFVATPARRGLPDAVFRGRPRSAFGAARGRRRSNVSFSG, encoded by the coding sequence GTGAGCGCAACGGCGCATACGTATCGCGCGGCGCTGCTCGTCGACGCGAAATGCACGCTCGGTGAGGGTGCGACGTGGTGTGCGCGCAGCGGTCGCTTCTACTGGACCGATATCGAAGGCGCGCGACTGTGGCGCTACGATCCGCGCGACGGCAGCAGCACGTCGTGGTCGATGCCCGAGCGGCTTGCCACCTTCGCGTTGTGTGCCGATGAGCATGTGCTGCTGCTCGGCCTCGCTACGCATCTTGCGTTCTTCGATCTCGTCAGCGGCGAGATTCAACATATCGTTGACGTCGAGCCGGGAACGAACACGCGCGTGAACGACGGTCGTTGCGATCGTCAGGGGCGCTTCGTGTTCGGCACGAAAGACGAGAGCACACCGGTGCGACCGGTAGGCGGTTTCTACCGGCTGAATCACGATTTAACGCTGGAGCGTTTGCCGTTGCCCGCGCCGGCGATCTCGAACAGCATCGCGTTCAGTCCGGACGGCGCGACGATGTACTACTGCGATTCGCCGACCCGCGAGATTCGCACGTGCCGTTACAGCGCGCAGGGCCAGGTGTCGCACGATCATGTATTCGTGCGCTTGAGCGATATGACGGGCGAGCCTGATGGCTCTACGGTCGATAGCGACGGCGGTTTGTGGAATGCGCAGTGGGGCGGTAGCCGGGTTGTGCGCTACGACGCGCACGGTGTCGAAACCGCACGCGTTGCCGTGCCGACCGTGCAACCGAGTTGCGTTGCGTTCGGCGGTCCGCGGCTCGGCACGCTGTATATCACCAGTGCGCGCATCGGTCTCGATGCCGCAGCGCTCGCTGTCGATTCGCGGGCCGGTGGCGTATTCGTCGCAACACCTGCGCGACGCGGCTTGCCGGACGCAGTTTTTCGGGGACGCCCGCGCAGTGCGTTTGGCGCGGCACGTGGACGTCGCCGCAGTAACGTGTCGTTCTCCGGGTAG
- a CDS encoding aldose 1-epimerase: MTVANPAGPSTSPSSRLRRARLASTSHPVLPGPSTSAVAIGAGIESDIAGVTLANAHLRLDVAPLLGGGVTRFDWRSDGNSVPIFRRCRHVTADTDPNELACYPLLPFSNRLGGGRFSVAGRVIDVPRNRAAEALPIHGDGWLAQWQVDAASDESVRLTLDRSDGKPYAYRAVQTYTLEGSTLAIALEIENVGRDALPFGLGIHPFLVRDDDTVLSAAAGGLWLSGDDWLPVRHVPVPPAWQFGVAYPLPGAVVNHAFTGWSGQATVAWPKRRLSLTVAANTDYYVLYTPPGETFFCFEPVDHPINAANLPGGATEHGMTLLARGARLRREFRFTVEPIGLRATATAGGRAKRQAHTDN; this comes from the coding sequence ATGACAGTCGCGAATCCTGCCGGCCCGTCTACTTCACCGTCGTCGCGGCTGCGTCGCGCGCGGCTCGCGTCTACTTCACATCCGGTGCTTCCCGGACCCAGCACGTCGGCGGTCGCGATCGGCGCTGGCATCGAGAGCGATATCGCGGGCGTGACGCTGGCCAATGCGCATCTGCGTCTCGATGTCGCGCCGCTACTTGGCGGCGGCGTGACGCGCTTCGACTGGCGCAGCGACGGCAACTCCGTGCCGATCTTTCGCCGTTGCCGGCACGTCACCGCCGACACCGATCCCAACGAACTCGCCTGCTATCCGCTGCTGCCGTTTTCGAATCGGCTGGGCGGCGGACGCTTCAGCGTGGCAGGGCGCGTGATCGACGTGCCGCGCAATCGCGCGGCCGAAGCGCTGCCGATTCACGGCGACGGCTGGCTCGCGCAGTGGCAGGTCGATGCAGCGAGCGACGAAAGCGTGCGGCTGACGCTCGACCGCAGCGACGGCAAGCCGTACGCCTATCGCGCGGTACAAACCTATACGCTCGAAGGCTCGACGCTCGCGATCGCGCTGGAAATCGAAAACGTCGGACGCGATGCGTTGCCGTTCGGTCTCGGCATCCATCCGTTTCTCGTGCGCGATGACGATACGGTGTTGTCGGCTGCGGCAGGGGGGCTCTGGCTATCCGGCGACGACTGGCTCCCCGTGCGCCACGTACCGGTGCCGCCTGCGTGGCAGTTCGGCGTCGCGTATCCGCTACCCGGTGCGGTCGTCAATCATGCTTTCACGGGCTGGAGCGGTCAGGCGACTGTTGCATGGCCGAAGCGGCGGCTGTCGCTGACAGTGGCGGCGAATACCGATTACTACGTGCTGTACACGCCGCCCGGCGAGACGTTCTTCTGCTTCGAACCGGTCGATCATCCGATCAATGCAGCCAACTTGCCAGGTGGCGCAACCGAGCATGGCATGACCCTGCTCGCACGCGGCGCACGACTCAGGCGCGAGTTCCGCTTTACGGTTGAGCCGATCGGATTACGCGCGACGGCGACGGCCGGCGGTCGCGCGAAGCGGCAAGCGCACACGGACAACTGA
- the pyrF gene encoding orotidine-5'-phosphate decarboxylase, with product MPSFIQTLNDAWQRTNSLLCVGLDPDPAKFPGALANRADAIFDFCRAIVDATAPYASSFKPQIAYFSAHRAEDQLEQLIAHIHAHHPGLPVVLDAKRGDIGSTAEQYAREVFERYGADAVTVNPYMGFDSIEPYLEHDGKGVIVLCRTSNAGGSDLQFLDTAGRPLYQVVAQLAAEKWNASGQLGLVVGATFPKEIEVVRGIVGDMPLLIPGIGAQGGDVEATVRAGRTASGAGMLINSSRAIIYAGKGDDFAQAAAAAAQLTRDTINASR from the coding sequence ATGCCTTCTTTCATCCAGACGCTCAACGACGCTTGGCAGCGCACGAATTCGCTGCTGTGCGTCGGTCTCGATCCCGATCCCGCGAAGTTTCCCGGCGCGCTCGCGAACCGGGCCGATGCGATCTTCGATTTCTGCCGCGCGATCGTCGACGCGACTGCGCCTTACGCTTCGTCGTTCAAACCGCAGATCGCCTATTTCTCGGCACATCGTGCCGAAGATCAACTCGAACAACTGATCGCGCACATTCACGCGCATCATCCGGGCTTGCCGGTTGTGCTCGACGCGAAGCGCGGCGATATCGGCAGCACCGCTGAGCAGTACGCACGCGAAGTCTTCGAGCGTTACGGCGCGGACGCGGTCACGGTGAATCCGTACATGGGTTTCGATTCGATCGAGCCGTATCTTGAGCATGACGGTAAGGGTGTGATCGTGTTGTGCCGCACATCGAATGCGGGCGGCTCCGATCTGCAGTTTCTCGACACGGCGGGGCGCCCGCTGTATCAGGTGGTCGCGCAGCTTGCGGCAGAGAAGTGGAACGCTAGCGGGCAGCTTGGGCTGGTAGTCGGCGCGACGTTCCCGAAGGAAATCGAAGTCGTGCGTGGGATTGTCGGCGATATGCCGCTGCTGATTCCCGGCATCGGCGCGCAAGGCGGCGATGTGGAAGCGACCGTGCGCGCAGGGCGCACCGCGTCGGGGGCGGGGATGCTGATCAACTCGTCGCGCGCAATCATCTATGCGGGCAAGGGCGACGATTTTGCGCAGGCTGCTGCGGCTGCCGCGCAACTGACGCGCGATACGATCAACGCATCGCGCTGA
- a CDS encoding cupin domain-containing protein encodes MQTNDLDRHALIRRFDLKPHPEGGFFSETYRAADGVHREGSNERRSASTAIYYLLCDGAHSSWHRIRSDEVWHFYAGEPLDVHVLDNAGQLTTHRLGNALTHPDTVFQAVVPAGLWFAAECVDPASFALVGCTVAPGFEFSEFELADAEALRQAWPQHDALIARLGPR; translated from the coding sequence ATGCAGACCAACGATCTCGACCGACACGCCTTGATCCGCCGCTTCGACCTGAAGCCGCATCCGGAAGGCGGCTTCTTCAGCGAAACCTATCGGGCCGCAGACGGCGTGCATCGCGAAGGCTCAAACGAGCGGCGCTCGGCATCGACGGCGATCTACTACCTGCTATGCGACGGCGCCCATTCCTCGTGGCACCGCATTCGCTCCGACGAAGTCTGGCATTTCTATGCCGGCGAACCGCTCGACGTGCATGTACTCGATAACGCCGGACAGCTCACCACGCATCGGCTCGGCAATGCGCTGACGCATCCGGACACGGTGTTTCAGGCAGTGGTGCCGGCTGGGTTGTGGTTTGCCGCGGAATGCGTGGATCCGGCGAGCTTTGCGCTCGTCGGTTGTACGGTGGCGCCTGGGTTCGAGTTCAGTGAGTTCGAACTGGCCGATGCAGAAGCGCTGCGGCAGGCGTGGCCACAGCACGATGCGCTCATCGCGCGGCTTGGGCCGCGTTAA
- a CDS encoding CinA family protein, whose product MPTDSVVHQLAIRVGNRLRDGRLMLTTAESCTGGMVATAITDISGSSGWFERGFVTYSNQAKSEMIGVPAELIDRHGAVSEPVARAMAEGALRNSRAQVALSITGVAGPGGGTETKPVGMVSFGWSNRLHTAVETVVFKGGREQIRVQAAAHALRGVLALLDEQER is encoded by the coding sequence ATGCCTACCGATTCCGTCGTCCATCAGCTCGCCATCCGCGTCGGCAACCGGCTGCGCGACGGGCGCCTGATGCTCACCACCGCTGAATCCTGCACCGGCGGCATGGTGGCCACCGCGATCACCGATATTTCCGGCAGCAGCGGCTGGTTCGAGCGCGGCTTCGTCACCTATTCGAACCAGGCGAAGAGCGAAATGATCGGCGTGCCGGCCGAGCTGATCGACCGTCATGGTGCAGTCAGCGAGCCGGTTGCGCGTGCGATGGCGGAGGGTGCGCTGCGCAACAGCCGCGCGCAGGTCGCGCTATCGATTACCGGCGTCGCCGGGCCGGGCGGCGGTACGGAAACGAAGCCGGTCGGGATGGTGTCGTTCGGCTGGAGCAACCGTCTGCATACCGCCGTCGAAACCGTCGTGTTCAAGGGCGGTCGCGAGCAGATCCGCGTGCAGGCTGCCGCGCATGCGTTGCGTGGCGTGCTTGCGCTGCTCGACGAGCAGGAACGCTGA
- a CDS encoding phosphatidylglycerophosphatase A family protein → MQTEPPLVPTDDLPGGSGPNPGKPGPRRANSRFMLSHPLHILSLGFGSGLSPIMPGTVGTLFAWASFDAFSRYLTVIDWGLLIVIGFFAGIAITGFTAKRLGTDDPSPVVWDEIVAFWLVLLMVTPVTFIGQLWAFVVFRFFDMVKPPPIGYFDRKLKGGFGIMFDDLAAAFYTLLVIALWRMSV, encoded by the coding sequence ATGCAGACTGAACCCCCGCTCGTCCCCACCGACGATCTCCCCGGCGGCTCCGGCCCGAACCCCGGCAAGCCGGGACCGCGCCGAGCGAACTCCCGCTTCATGCTGTCGCACCCGCTGCATATCCTGTCGCTCGGGTTCGGCAGCGGGCTCTCGCCGATCATGCCCGGCACCGTCGGCACGCTGTTCGCATGGGCCTCGTTCGATGCGTTCAGTCGCTATCTGACGGTGATCGACTGGGGCCTGCTGATCGTCATCGGATTCTTCGCCGGCATCGCCATCACCGGTTTCACCGCGAAGCGGCTCGGCACCGACGATCCGTCGCCGGTCGTCTGGGACGAAATCGTCGCGTTCTGGCTCGTTCTACTGATGGTGACACCCGTCACGTTCATTGGGCAGTTGTGGGCGTTTGTCGTGTTTCGCTTCTTCGACATGGTGAAACCACCGCCCATCGGTTATTTCGACCGCAAGCTGAAAGGTGGTTTTGGCATCATGTTCGACGACCTTGCCGCCGCGTTCTACACGTTGCTCGTGATTGCGCTGTGGCGCATGTCGGTCTGA
- the thiL gene encoding thiamine-phosphate kinase, protein MLSEFSLIDRFFARRAAAGAPRADVPLGIGDDCALLAPRAGEMLAISTDMLVEGRHFFADVDPHALGHKALAVNLSDLAAMGARPQGFTLAFSLPQASEAWLEPFSNGLFELAERFDCPLIGGDTTGGPLNLCLTVFGSVPPQHALRRDAAQPGDDIWISGVLGDARAGLGVLRGEWQTNDADAALFRHAMERPEPRVALGLALRGIAHAALDLSDGLAGDLLHILERSQVGATVDVDAVPRSAALRQFPADIQRRCTLAGGDDYELCFTAPQAARAAVEAAGREAAVTVTRIGTITALQAVAGAPATAPAIAWRDATGTPLTLTLQGFDHFHAD, encoded by the coding sequence ATGCTCTCCGAGTTTTCGTTGATCGACCGCTTCTTTGCCCGGCGTGCCGCGGCTGGTGCGCCGCGCGCCGACGTGCCGCTCGGCATCGGCGACGACTGTGCGCTACTCGCACCGCGCGCTGGCGAGATGCTGGCAATTTCGACGGACATGCTGGTGGAAGGGCGCCATTTCTTCGCCGATGTCGATCCGCACGCGCTGGGTCACAAGGCGCTGGCGGTCAACCTGTCGGACCTCGCGGCGATGGGTGCGCGGCCGCAGGGGTTCACGCTGGCGTTCTCGCTACCGCAAGCGAGCGAAGCGTGGCTCGAGCCATTCAGCAACGGCCTGTTCGAACTGGCCGAGCGATTCGATTGCCCGCTGATCGGCGGCGATACCACGGGCGGGCCGCTCAATCTGTGTTTGACCGTGTTCGGTTCGGTGCCGCCTCAGCATGCGCTGCGGCGCGATGCGGCCCAGCCTGGCGATGACATCTGGATCTCGGGCGTACTTGGCGATGCGCGCGCTGGTTTGGGTGTGTTGCGTGGCGAATGGCAGACGAACGACGCCGATGCCGCACTTTTCCGTCACGCAATGGAGCGACCCGAGCCGCGTGTCGCGCTCGGTCTCGCGTTGCGCGGCATCGCGCACGCGGCGCTCGATCTGTCCGACGGGCTCGCCGGCGATCTGCTGCATATCCTCGAGCGCTCGCAGGTCGGTGCGACCGTCGATGTCGACGCCGTACCGCGTTCCGCCGCATTGCGCCAGTTCCCCGCCGACATACAGCGGCGCTGCACGCTCGCCGGTGGTGACGACTACGAACTCTGCTTTACTGCTCCGCAAGCAGCGCGCGCGGCGGTTGAAGCCGCGGGCCGCGAGGCCGCCGTAACCGTGACGCGCATCGGTACAATAACCGCTCTTCAAGCGGTTGCAGGCGCACCTGCAACCGCGCCCGCGATCGCCTGGCGCGACGCAACCGGCACACCGCTCACCCTGACGTTGCAAGGCTTCGATCATTTCCATGCAGACTGA
- a CDS encoding NADP-dependent malic enzyme gives MPSNIHSNPHLEARLMSNPTDSKLREAALDYHEFPTPGKIAIAPTKQMINQRDLALAYSPGVAFACEAIVENPLNAARFTARSNLVGVVTNGTAVLGLGNIGPLASKPVMEGKAVLFKKFAGIDVFDIELNESDPHKLVDVIAALEPTFGGINLEDIKAPDCFIVERECRKRMKIPVFHDDQHGTAIVVAAAITNGLKVVQKDIKSVKLVASGAGAASLACLDLLVDLGLPIENILVTDLAGVVYKGRVELMDPDKERFARETDARTLAEAIGGADIFLGLSAGGVLKPEMVKGMAARPLILALANPTPEILPELALEVRPDAVLATGRTDYPNQVNNVLCFPFIFRGALDAGATTVTREMEIAAVNAIAELARQEQSDIVATAYGIQDLSFGPEYLIPKPFDPRLIVKIAPAVAKAAMDSGVATRPIEDMDAYEQHLQQFVYHSGTTMKPIFQLARSVEPEKKRIVFAEGEEERVLRAVQIIVDEKLAKPILIGRPSVIEQRMTRYGLRLTAGQDYTVVNTDHDERYRAYWQEYHKMMARKGISEQMAKLEMRRRTTLIGSMMVKKGEADGMICGTISTTHRHLHFVDQVIGKRAGCSVYAAMNALVLPGRQIFLVDTHVNVDPTPEQLCEITIMAAEEVRRFGIEPKIALVSHSNFGTSHAPSAQKMRDTLALLRERAPDLEVDGEMHGDVALDANLRREVLPESTLEGDANLLVLPNIDAANISYNLLKTAAGNNIAIGPMLLGAAQPVHVLTSSATVRRIVNMTALLVADVSAAR, from the coding sequence ATGCCGTCGAATATCCATTCTAATCCGCACCTCGAAGCCCGCCTCATGTCCAATCCCACCGATAGCAAACTCCGCGAAGCCGCACTCGATTATCACGAGTTTCCCACTCCGGGAAAGATCGCGATCGCGCCGACCAAGCAGATGATCAACCAGCGCGATCTCGCGTTGGCGTATTCGCCGGGCGTCGCCTTCGCGTGTGAGGCGATCGTCGAGAATCCGCTGAACGCTGCCCGCTTCACCGCGCGCAGCAACCTGGTCGGCGTCGTGACGAACGGCACCGCGGTGCTCGGCCTCGGCAACATCGGGCCGCTCGCGTCGAAGCCGGTGATGGAAGGCAAGGCGGTGCTGTTCAAGAAGTTTGCCGGCATCGACGTGTTCGACATCGAGCTGAACGAGTCGGACCCGCACAAGCTGGTCGACGTGATCGCCGCGCTCGAACCGACGTTCGGCGGGATCAACCTTGAAGACATCAAGGCGCCCGACTGTTTCATCGTCGAGCGCGAGTGCCGCAAGCGCATGAAGATTCCGGTCTTCCACGATGACCAGCACGGCACGGCCATCGTCGTCGCGGCGGCGATCACCAACGGTCTGAAAGTGGTTCAGAAGGACATCAAGAGCGTGAAGCTGGTCGCATCGGGCGCAGGCGCTGCGTCGCTTGCGTGTCTGGACCTGCTCGTCGATCTCGGCCTGCCGATCGAAAACATTCTGGTGACCGACCTCGCTGGTGTCGTCTACAAAGGCCGCGTCGAACTGATGGACCCGGACAAGGAACGTTTCGCCCGTGAGACCGACGCGCGCACGCTCGCCGAAGCGATTGGCGGCGCGGATATTTTCCTGGGGCTGTCGGCGGGCGGTGTGCTGAAGCCGGAGATGGTCAAGGGAATGGCCGCCAGGCCGCTGATCCTCGCACTCGCGAACCCGACGCCGGAAATCCTGCCGGAACTGGCGCTCGAAGTGCGCCCGGATGCCGTGCTCGCAACGGGCCGCACGGACTATCCGAATCAGGTCAATAACGTGCTGTGTTTTCCGTTCATCTTCCGCGGTGCGCTCGATGCGGGCGCCACGACGGTGACGCGCGAGATGGAAATTGCCGCGGTGAATGCGATTGCCGAGCTGGCGCGCCAGGAGCAGAGCGATATCGTCGCGACCGCGTATGGCATTCAGGATCTGTCGTTCGGGCCGGAATACCTGATTCCAAAGCCGTTCGATCCGCGCCTGATCGTCAAGATCGCGCCGGCTGTGGCGAAAGCCGCGATGGATTCGGGCGTGGCGACCCGGCCGATCGAAGACATGGATGCGTACGAACAACATCTGCAGCAGTTCGTCTATCACAGCGGCACGACGATGAAGCCGATCTTCCAGCTCGCGCGCAGCGTCGAGCCGGAGAAGAAGCGCATCGTGTTCGCGGAAGGCGAAGAAGAGCGCGTATTGCGCGCGGTGCAGATCATCGTCGACGAGAAGCTCGCGAAGCCGATCCTGATCGGCCGTCCGTCGGTGATCGAACAACGCATGACGCGTTATGGACTGCGGCTCACAGCCGGCCAGGACTACACGGTCGTCAACACCGATCACGACGAGCGCTATCGCGCGTACTGGCAGGAATATCACAAGATGATGGCGCGCAAGGGCATCAGCGAGCAGATGGCCAAGCTCGAAATGCGCCGCCGTACGACGCTGATCGGCTCGATGATGGTGAAGAAGGGCGAAGCCGACGGGATGATCTGCGGCACGATCAGCACGACGCATCGCCATCTGCACTTCGTCGACCAGGTGATCGGCAAGCGCGCAGGCTGCAGCGTCTACGCGGCTATGAACGCGCTGGTGCTGCCAGGCCGGCAGATCTTCCTCGTCGACACGCACGTGAACGTCGATCCGACGCCGGAACAGCTCTGCGAAATCACCATCATGGCCGCCGAAGAAGTGCGCCGCTTCGGCATCGAACCGAAGATCGCGCTGGTCTCGCATTCGAACTTCGGCACGAGCCACGCGCCGTCCGCGCAGAAAATGCGCGACACGCTGGCGTTGCTGCGCGAGCGCGCGCCGGATCTGGAAGTGGACGGCGAAATGCACGGCGACGTCGCGCTCGATGCAAACCTGCGTCGTGAAGTGCTGCCGGAATCGACGCTCGAAGGCGACGCGAACCTGCTGGTGCTGCCGAACATCGACGCGGCAAATATCTCGTACAACCTGCTGAAGACGGCCGCCGGCAACAACATCGCAATCGGCCCGATGCTGCTCGGCGCGGCACAACCGGTGCATGTGCTGACTTCGTCGGCGACGGTCCGCCGGATCGTCAACATGACCGCACTGCTGGTCGCGGATGTGAGCGCCGCGCGCTAA
- a CDS encoding ribonuclease, giving the protein MARKWLRNGVLNAALTVSLCGGLVEGALARDYAVPAGIQAQGTVAVAQLPREAVNTLNLIAAGGPYPYEKDGIVFGNYERLLTPQRRGYYHEYTVPTPRARNRGARRIVCGGPLRQTDNCFYSDDHYTSFKRIVE; this is encoded by the coding sequence ATGGCACGCAAGTGGCTCCGCAACGGCGTGCTCAACGCCGCCCTGACGGTCAGTCTGTGCGGGGGGCTAGTCGAAGGCGCTTTGGCGCGAGACTATGCGGTTCCAGCCGGGATTCAGGCGCAGGGTACCGTCGCGGTGGCGCAACTGCCCCGCGAGGCAGTCAATACATTGAACTTGATTGCGGCAGGCGGGCCTTATCCGTATGAGAAGGACGGCATCGTATTCGGCAACTACGAGCGGTTGCTGACGCCGCAGCGGCGCGGCTATTACCACGAATACACCGTTCCTACGCCCCGTGCGCGCAACCGCGGTGCGCGGCGCATCGTCTGTGGCGGTCCGCTCAGGCAGACCGATAATTGTTTTTACTCCGACGACCACTACACCAGTTTTAAACGTATTGTTGAATGA
- a CDS encoding barstar family protein: MNGMSDNVYAHDTGVATDLFAAGDGNLFQRVMQMRAAGHDGDNQSEASTVLSSNEEPMSLFKTVRPNIVQSIRAFRVQDLADEANQLGQHFLYAQCACAQSKQEVLETIATSFLFPKHFGKNYDALFDCLTDLVQKAGTQPGFVIVLEALPVAQKFDKEGRETLLDVFREAAEFWAERKVAFRVFYSFA; this comes from the coding sequence ATGAACGGCATGAGCGACAACGTCTACGCGCACGACACCGGAGTCGCGACGGATCTTTTCGCGGCCGGCGACGGCAATCTGTTCCAGCGCGTCATGCAGATGCGCGCCGCCGGTCACGACGGGGACAACCAGAGCGAAGCCAGCACGGTGCTTTCATCGAATGAGGAGCCCATGAGTCTTTTCAAGACCGTACGACCGAACATCGTACAGTCGATCCGCGCGTTTCGCGTGCAGGATCTGGCCGACGAGGCGAACCAGCTCGGTCAGCATTTTCTGTATGCGCAATGCGCGTGCGCACAATCGAAGCAGGAAGTGCTCGAAACGATTGCGACGTCGTTTTTGTTTCCGAAGCATTTCGGCAAGAACTACGACGCGCTTTTTGACTGCCTGACCGACCTGGTTCAAAAGGCCGGCACGCAGCCTGGTTTCGTGATCGTGCTCGAGGCACTGCCGGTGGCGCAGAAATTCGACAAGGAAGGTCGCGAAACGCTGCTCGACGTATTCCGTGAAGCCGCCGAATTCTGGGCCGAGCGGAAGGTCGCGTTCCGGGTGTTCTATTCGTTTGCCTGA